Proteins from a genomic interval of Bradyrhizobium sp. CCGB01:
- a CDS encoding ABC transporter substrate-binding protein, whose product MFAFKTIALRGLLALAISLAALTARDAGAAETAAPSIAIHFTFDRPIDASMAPFFIAAKDGNFGAERLNVSFNSAAGSPDALARVAKGDSELALVDINELMRFRDKDDAAQIKAVFVLFNRAPYAIVARRSRGIHLLPDLDGKTVGVADGDLSMRLWPALAQQNGINSSHVKFHKISAAVREPLLSAGQVDAVAGFSYLSAVNLRDRGVPGGDLVVLRYADYGCEAYGFAVVANPAFAAAKPDAVKGFVRALIAGVNASVKEPARAAGEAASRIDDGDRDLELERLRSTLIDNILTEEVKRNGLGGIDPARLERSIDQLAQDFKFRKRPAAGEIFDDRFLPPVAGRLIN is encoded by the coding sequence TCAAGACAATCGCCCTTCGCGGCCTGCTGGCCCTTGCAATCTCGCTCGCCGCGCTGACTGCACGCGATGCCGGAGCGGCCGAGACCGCCGCGCCCTCCATTGCGATTCACTTCACCTTCGACCGCCCAATCGACGCGAGCATGGCGCCGTTCTTCATTGCCGCAAAGGACGGCAATTTCGGCGCCGAGCGTCTCAACGTCTCCTTCAACAGCGCGGCCGGATCGCCCGACGCGCTCGCACGCGTCGCCAAAGGCGACAGCGAGCTCGCGCTCGTCGACATCAACGAGCTGATGCGTTTTCGCGACAAGGACGATGCCGCGCAAATCAAGGCGGTGTTCGTGCTGTTCAACCGCGCGCCCTATGCAATCGTTGCGCGCCGGAGCCGCGGCATCCACTTGCTGCCCGATCTCGACGGCAAGACCGTCGGCGTTGCCGACGGCGATCTGTCGATGCGGCTGTGGCCGGCGCTCGCGCAGCAGAACGGCATCAACTCGTCGCATGTGAAATTCCACAAGATCAGTGCTGCGGTCCGCGAGCCGCTCCTCTCCGCGGGCCAGGTCGATGCGGTCGCGGGCTTCAGCTATCTCTCGGCGGTGAACCTGCGCGACCGCGGCGTGCCCGGTGGCGACCTCGTGGTACTCCGCTATGCCGACTATGGCTGCGAGGCCTACGGCTTCGCCGTGGTAGCCAACCCCGCTTTCGCCGCCGCGAAGCCCGACGCAGTGAAGGGATTCGTCCGCGCATTGATCGCCGGCGTCAACGCGTCCGTCAAAGAGCCGGCGCGCGCGGCGGGCGAGGCCGCGAGCCGGATCGACGACGGCGACCGCGACCTCGAGCTGGAACGCCTGCGCAGCACGCTCATCGACAACATCCTGACCGAAGAGGTCAAGCGCAACGGCCTCGGCGGCATCGACCCGGCGCGCCTGGAGCGCTCGATCGATCAGCTCGCGCAGGACTTCAAATTCCGCAAACGGCCCGCGGCCGGCGAAATCTTCGACGACCGGTTCCTGCCGCCGGTCGCGGGGCGGCTGATCAACTGA
- a CDS encoding glucan ABC transporter ATP-binding protein/ permease has protein sequence MPILRLYTRVLELLGKEARLGWLLAFANLLLAASQFAEPVLFGRIVDVLSGKTVAGSNSAWPFLMAWVAFGLFTIVCSALVALQADRLSHRQRQAVLTDYFEHILQLPLTFHSGTHSGRLMKVMLNGTDALWRLWLGFFREHFAAILSVVVLLPLSLYLNWRLAILLFVLCIVFTALTTFVVRRTFGMQMEVEEHYSELSARASDALGNVALVQSFVRVESEVKGLRSVADDLLAAQMPVLSWWALVTVITRASTTITVLAIFSLGIALHDQGLTTVGEIVMFVSFATMLIQKLEQVVSFINNVFMEAPRLREFFNVLDAVPAVHDRPDAIDAGRLSGLVEFNDVTFSYDGKRPAIEDLSFTALPGQTIALVGPTGAGKSTAIALLHRAFDPQSGFIRIDGMDVRGVTLTSLRRNIGVVFQEALLFNRSIEENLRVGKPDATEAEMRKAAERAQALEFIERSGGFATNAGERGRMLSGGERQRLSIARALLKDPPILILDEATSALDAVTEAKVNAALDEVMKGRTTFVIAHRLSTIRNATRILVFENGRVIESGTFDELVAKGGHFAELARAQFMVHENTRASVTAAEAAATAAKSP, from the coding sequence ATGCCCATCCTCCGCCTCTACACCCGCGTTCTCGAACTGCTCGGCAAGGAGGCGCGGCTGGGCTGGTTGCTGGCGTTTGCCAATCTCCTGCTGGCCGCCTCGCAATTCGCGGAACCCGTGCTGTTCGGCCGGATCGTCGACGTGCTCTCCGGCAAGACGGTCGCCGGATCGAACTCGGCCTGGCCGTTCCTGATGGCCTGGGTGGCGTTCGGGCTGTTCACCATCGTCTGCAGCGCGCTCGTGGCGCTGCAGGCCGACCGGCTCTCCCACCGCCAGCGCCAGGCGGTGCTGACCGACTATTTCGAGCACATCCTGCAACTGCCGCTGACCTTCCATTCCGGCACCCATTCGGGCCGGCTGATGAAGGTGATGCTCAACGGCACCGATGCGCTATGGCGGCTCTGGCTCGGCTTCTTCCGCGAGCACTTTGCCGCGATCCTGTCGGTCGTGGTGCTGCTGCCGCTGTCGCTCTACCTGAACTGGCGGCTCGCGATCCTGCTGTTCGTGCTCTGCATCGTCTTCACGGCGCTGACGACCTTCGTCGTGCGCAGGACCTTCGGCATGCAGATGGAGGTCGAGGAGCACTACAGCGAGCTCTCCGCGCGCGCCTCCGACGCGCTCGGCAACGTCGCGCTGGTGCAGAGCTTTGTCCGTGTCGAATCCGAGGTGAAGGGACTGCGTTCCGTCGCCGACGATCTGCTGGCCGCGCAGATGCCGGTGCTGTCATGGTGGGCGCTCGTCACCGTCATCACCCGCGCCTCCACCACCATCACGGTGCTCGCGATCTTCTCGCTCGGCATCGCGTTGCACGACCAGGGGCTCACCACCGTCGGCGAGATCGTGATGTTCGTGAGCTTCGCGACCATGCTGATCCAGAAGCTCGAGCAGGTCGTCAGCTTCATCAACAACGTGTTCATGGAAGCCCCGCGCCTGCGCGAATTCTTCAACGTGCTCGATGCGGTGCCCGCGGTGCACGACCGCCCCGACGCAATCGATGCGGGGCGGCTCTCCGGCCTCGTCGAATTCAACGACGTCACCTTCTCCTATGACGGCAAGCGCCCGGCGATCGAGGACCTCTCCTTCACCGCGCTGCCCGGCCAGACCATCGCGCTGGTCGGCCCGACCGGCGCCGGCAAGTCGACCGCGATCGCGCTGTTGCATCGCGCCTTCGATCCGCAATCCGGCTTCATCAGGATCGACGGCATGGATGTGCGCGGCGTGACGCTGACGTCGCTGCGGCGGAACATCGGCGTGGTGTTCCAGGAAGCGCTGCTGTTCAACCGCTCGATCGAGGAAAATCTGCGCGTCGGCAAACCGGATGCGACCGAGGCCGAGATGCGCAAGGCCGCCGAGCGCGCGCAGGCGCTCGAATTCATCGAACGCAGCGGCGGCTTCGCGACCAATGCCGGCGAGCGCGGCCGCATGCTCTCCGGCGGCGAGCGCCAGCGGCTGTCGATCGCCCGCGCGCTGCTGAAGGATCCGCCGATCCTGATCCTGGACGAGGCCACCAGTGCACTCGACGCCGTCACCGAGGCCAAGGTGAACGCCGCTCTCGACGAAGTGATGAAGGGACGCACCACGTTCGTGATCGCCCACCGCCTCTCCACCATCCGCAATGCCACGCGGATCCTGGTGTTCGAGAACGGCCGCGTGATCGAAAGCGGAACTTTCGATGAACTCGTGGCCAAAGGCGGCCATTTCGCCGAGCTCGCCAGGGCCCAGTTCATGGTTCATGAGAATACACGGGCCAGCGTGACGGCCGCTGAGGCTGCCGCGACTGCGGCCAAATCCCCCTAG
- a CDS encoding D-alanyl-D-alanine carboxypeptidase family protein, with protein sequence MHALRPLLRKSLFNLFAAALACTALLAPRTANAEALLLIEADSGKVLQAENATIPWYPASVTKIMTAYVTLKAVKDGRLTLDTLLTVSPTAASQSPSKMGFRPGTQLTVDNALKMMMVKSANDMAVVLAEGVGGSIDGFSAMMNDTAARLGMTQTSYVNPNGLPADGQITSARDLGILARSFLRDLPEYEYFVHIPAIRFGKRVTGNFNKLIGRYPGADGFKTGFICASGYNLVASATRNGRRLIAVVLGANSGTARAVKAAQLLERGFSQDNLTWLRPSLGTVDRLVPVDASPPNLREDMCGGHRKRPASDDDDALIATNGGTSGSASATGGEAQVSFFTAGLQPPLMKASELMATAPAAAEPVLVYTGPTRTGTALIAAVAADADQQATPKPRGKKSRVARKPDAADKPKDAGTKTAAKPDAKSGAKGDTKSDTKTAAKPAGARHAAAKPDAAAKPAASGEPAAKPAKPKAATKPAAKPANNS encoded by the coding sequence GTGCACGCCCTTCGCCCGCTGCTTCGCAAGTCCCTGTTCAATCTGTTCGCTGCGGCCCTCGCATGCACCGCGCTGCTTGCGCCGCGCACGGCGAACGCAGAAGCACTGCTGCTGATCGAAGCCGACAGCGGCAAGGTGCTGCAGGCGGAGAACGCGACCATTCCCTGGTATCCGGCCTCCGTCACCAAGATCATGACCGCCTATGTGACGCTGAAGGCGGTGAAGGACGGCAGGCTCACGCTCGATACGCTGCTCACGGTGTCGCCGACGGCCGCATCGCAGTCGCCGTCGAAGATGGGGTTCCGTCCGGGAACGCAGCTCACCGTCGACAACGCGCTGAAGATGATGATGGTGAAGTCGGCGAACGACATGGCCGTGGTGCTCGCCGAAGGCGTCGGCGGCTCGATCGACGGCTTCTCGGCGATGATGAACGACACCGCCGCAAGGCTCGGCATGACGCAGACGAGCTACGTCAATCCGAACGGCCTGCCCGCCGACGGCCAGATCACGTCGGCCCGCGACCTCGGCATTCTCGCGCGCTCGTTCCTGCGCGACCTGCCGGAATACGAGTACTTCGTGCACATCCCGGCGATCCGCTTCGGCAAGCGCGTCACCGGCAATTTCAACAAGCTGATCGGCCGCTATCCCGGCGCCGACGGTTTTAAGACCGGCTTCATCTGCGCCTCCGGCTACAACCTGGTGGCGTCGGCGACGCGCAACGGCCGCCGGCTGATCGCCGTCGTGCTCGGCGCCAATTCCGGCACCGCGCGCGCGGTGAAGGCGGCGCAGCTGCTCGAGCGCGGCTTCAGCCAGGACAATCTCACCTGGCTGCGCCCCTCGCTCGGCACCGTCGACAGGCTGGTACCGGTCGACGCCTCACCGCCGAACCTGCGCGAGGACATGTGCGGCGGTCATCGCAAGCGGCCGGCCAGCGACGATGACGACGCGCTGATCGCCACCAATGGCGGCACGTCCGGGTCGGCTTCCGCCACCGGCGGCGAAGCCCAGGTCAGCTTCTTCACGGCGGGCCTTCAGCCGCCGCTGATGAAGGCCTCCGAGCTGATGGCCACCGCTCCCGCTGCGGCCGAACCCGTGCTGGTCTATACCGGCCCGACCCGCACCGGCACCGCCCTGATCGCGGCAGTCGCGGCCGATGCCGACCAGCAGGCCACGCCAAAGCCGCGTGGCAAGAAGTCGCGCGTCGCCAGGAAGCCGGACGCAGCTGACAAGCCGAAAGACGCGGGCACCAAGACGGCGGCGAAGCCGGATGCCAAATCCGGCGCCAAGGGCGATACCAAGAGCGACACCAAGACCGCGGCCAAACCGGCCGGGGCCAGGCACGCTGCAGCAAAGCCTGATGCAGCCGCGAAGCCCGCTGCGAGCGGCGAGCCGGCGGCCAAGCCCGCCAAGCCCAAGGCCGCGACCAAGCCTGCCGCCAAGCCGGCCAACAACAGTTAA
- a CDS encoding long-chain fatty acid--CoA ligase codes for MERIWLKQYPPGVPADIEPTQYASLVNLLEESFSKFADRKAFICMDKAITYRDLDQMSLALAAYLQGRGLQRGARVAIMMPNVLQYPVATAAVLRAGFAVVNVNPLYTPRELEHQLKDSGAEAIIVLENFAHTVEQVIAKTQVKHVIVGSMGDLLGFKGVIVNLVVRRVKKMVPAWSLPGAVSFNDAVSAGRSMTFNKPKLSPGDVAFLQYTGGTTGVSKGATLLHRNIVANVLQNDAWLQPAMAAPPHVDQLMIVCALPLYHIFALTACYLLAVRAGGCNLLIPNPRDIAGFIKELAKYQVNSFPAVNTLYNGLMHHPDFKKLDFSKLKISNGGGMAVQRPVAEQWKAVTGCFIAEGYGLSETSPTLTCNPATTTEFSGSIGIPVPSTWISIRDDDGNELPLGQPGEICAKGPQVMSGYWNRPEETAKVMTADGYFRTGDIGVMDEKGYTKIVDRKKDMILVSGFNVYPNEIEEVIASNPGVLECAVIGIPDSKSGEAVKAFVVKKDPNLTAEAVIKFCQEQLTGYKVPKHIEFRTDLPKTNVGKILRRQLRDEKKAEAA; via the coding sequence ATGGAGCGCATCTGGCTCAAGCAATATCCGCCCGGCGTGCCCGCTGATATCGAGCCGACCCAATACGCATCGCTGGTCAACCTCTTGGAGGAGAGCTTCTCCAAATTCGCCGACCGCAAGGCGTTCATCTGCATGGACAAGGCGATCACCTATCGCGACCTCGACCAGATGTCGCTGGCGCTCGCGGCTTACTTGCAGGGTCGCGGTCTCCAGCGCGGCGCGCGCGTCGCGATCATGATGCCGAACGTGCTGCAATATCCGGTCGCCACCGCCGCCGTGCTGCGTGCCGGTTTCGCGGTGGTCAACGTCAACCCGCTCTACACGCCGCGCGAGCTCGAGCACCAGCTCAAGGATTCCGGCGCCGAAGCCATCATCGTGCTGGAGAATTTTGCCCACACGGTCGAGCAGGTGATCGCGAAGACACAAGTCAAGCATGTCATCGTCGGCAGCATGGGCGATCTGCTCGGCTTCAAGGGCGTGATCGTCAACCTGGTCGTCCGCCGCGTGAAGAAGATGGTGCCGGCCTGGTCGCTGCCGGGCGCGGTGTCTTTCAACGACGCGGTATCGGCCGGCCGCAGCATGACGTTCAACAAGCCAAAACTGTCGCCGGGCGACGTCGCCTTCCTGCAATATACCGGCGGCACCACCGGCGTCTCCAAGGGCGCCACCCTGCTCCACCGCAACATCGTCGCCAACGTCCTGCAAAACGACGCGTGGCTTCAGCCGGCGATGGCCGCACCTCCGCATGTCGATCAGCTCATGATCGTCTGCGCGCTGCCGCTCTATCACATCTTCGCGCTGACGGCCTGCTACCTGCTCGCGGTGCGCGCTGGCGGCTGCAATCTGCTGATCCCCAATCCGCGCGACATCGCGGGCTTCATCAAGGAGCTGGCGAAGTACCAGGTCAACAGCTTCCCGGCGGTGAACACGCTCTACAACGGGCTGATGCACCATCCCGACTTCAAGAAGCTCGACTTCTCCAAGCTGAAGATTTCGAACGGCGGCGGCATGGCGGTGCAGCGCCCGGTGGCCGAACAGTGGAAGGCCGTGACCGGCTGCTTCATCGCCGAAGGCTACGGCCTGTCGGAGACCTCGCCGACGCTGACCTGCAATCCGGCGACCACGACCGAGTTCTCGGGCTCGATCGGCATCCCCGTGCCCTCGACCTGGATCTCGATCCGTGACGATGACGGCAACGAGCTGCCGCTCGGCCAGCCCGGCGAGATCTGCGCCAAGGGCCCGCAGGTGATGTCGGGCTATTGGAACAGGCCGGAAGAGACCGCGAAGGTGATGACCGCGGACGGCTATTTCCGCACCGGCGATATCGGCGTGATGGACGAGAAGGGATACACCAAGATCGTGGACCGCAAGAAGGACATGATCCTGGTCTCCGGCTTCAACGTCTATCCGAACGAGATCGAGGAAGTGATCGCGAGCAATCCGGGCGTGCTCGAATGCGCCGTGATCGGCATCCCCGATTCCAAGTCGGGCGAGGCGGTGAAGGCGTTCGTGGTCAAGAAGGACCCGAACCTCACGGCGGAAGCCGTGATCAAGTTCTGCCAGGAGCAGCTCACCGGCTACAAGGTGCCCAAGCACATCGAATTCCGCACCGACCTGCCGAAGACCAATGTCGGCAAGATCCTGCGCCGGCAGCTCCGCGACGAGAAGAAGGCGGAGGCGGCGTAA